From a region of the Janthinobacterium sp. 61 genome:
- a CDS encoding ATP-dependent Clp protease proteolytic subunit, whose translation MNTTQSGIQYEIQHEIQNNTEQHGYFTLSGDVNSDMVRRVFNAVSDITEDKLTTAHILIQSNGGYVSDGICLYNFISQLPLDIITYNAGAVASIAVTLFLAGRHRHASDTARFMVHKSHATASPGSRPDALSIIVEGLRADDMRTERILRAHVKLTDEQWQVHAYSDLHLTADQALEVGMIESIRDFAPPKGKRLTNI comes from the coding sequence ATGAACACGACACAGAGCGGGATACAATACGAGATACAACACGAGATACAAAACAACACCGAGCAGCACGGTTACTTCACCCTCTCGGGCGACGTCAACAGTGACATGGTGCGGCGCGTCTTCAACGCCGTGTCCGACATCACGGAAGACAAGCTCACTACCGCGCACATCCTGATTCAATCGAACGGCGGCTATGTCAGTGATGGTATCTGTCTGTACAACTTCATCAGTCAGTTGCCGCTCGACATCATTACCTATAACGCAGGCGCCGTGGCGTCCATCGCCGTCACCCTGTTTCTGGCAGGGCGGCACCGCCATGCCAGCGACACGGCCCGTTTCATGGTGCACAAGTCGCATGCAACCGCCTCGCCCGGTTCCCGGCCCGATGCGCTGAGCATCATCGTCGAGGGCTTGCGCGCTGATGACATGCGTACGGAGCGCATCCTGCGCGCCCACGTCAAACTGACGGACGAGCAGTGGCAAGTGCATGCGTATTCCGACCTGCACCTGACGGCCGACCAGGCGCTGGAAGTGGGCATGATTGAATCGATCCGCGATTTTGCGCCGCCCAAGGGCAAACGCCTGACGAATATCTGA
- a CDS encoding phosphatase PAP2 family protein: MSVMGPAGVAIALWLLVSRQWRLVLSWSLWYGGGLALVVLSKLAFMSWGVGSSALDFTGFSGHAMRAGAVFPVLMYVLLQRAEPRWRDAGVLIGVAFAVLVAISRVVVQAHSVSEAVSGCVLGLALALGFMWNARGVVNFAVSHALALASMVLMVALSFKAEPMPTEQWLQKLAMLLSGHERVFSREDWKLAQDGRPAP; this comes from the coding sequence ATGTCCGTGATGGGGCCGGCTGGTGTGGCGATCGCCCTGTGGCTGCTCGTGTCGCGCCAATGGCGCCTGGTGCTCAGCTGGAGCTTGTGGTACGGCGGCGGACTGGCCCTCGTGGTGCTGTCAAAACTGGCCTTCATGAGCTGGGGCGTGGGTAGCAGCGCGCTCGATTTTACCGGTTTCAGCGGCCACGCCATGCGCGCCGGCGCCGTGTTTCCCGTGCTGATGTATGTGCTGCTGCAGCGGGCTGAACCGCGCTGGCGTGATGCCGGCGTCTTGATCGGCGTGGCATTTGCCGTGCTGGTCGCCATTTCCCGCGTGGTCGTGCAGGCGCACAGCGTGTCGGAAGCCGTCAGCGGCTGCGTGCTGGGTCTGGCGCTGGCACTGGGCTTCATGTGGAATGCCCGCGGCGTCGTCAATTTCGCCGTCAGTCATGCGCTGGCGCTGGCCAGCATGGTGCTGATGGTGGCGCTGAGCTTCAAGGCCGAGCCCATGCCGACCGAGCAGTGGCTGCAAAAACTGGCCATGTTGCTGTCCGGCCATGAGCGTGTTTTTTCGCGCGAAGACTGGAAGCTGGCGCAGGATGGCCGCCCAGCCCCGTGA